Below is a window of Pogona vitticeps strain Pit_001003342236 chromosome 9, PviZW2.1, whole genome shotgun sequence DNA.
GAACCTTGAATGAGCGGCGGCTGCCAGCCAGAGCTGGCAAAAATGGGATCACAGGGACCAAGGATCGGATGCAGTGCAAGGCAAATCTCTGTGGCCCAATACAGAAACGGCATGCTTGTACCTGAACATAAAACCCCTACAATGCCCTTGGTTCTTTGCagggaagaaaattaaaaaaaatacagaagccaTAGAATTCAAttgtgtggtgcagtggttagagaaTTAAACTGAGGAGACTCagctttttatttcttgcttcagTATGAAGACTTTCCCCCCATCCTTGCCCTGATGTTGATCAATGAGTTTTAACAAACgtatctttttttgtgtgttcaaCCAGATCATATTGCACAACAGAAAGGTTAAGATAAATTGTTTAGATCTGATTAGTACACAGatttgtgtatgcatgtgtgtagcCTTGACTGTTTCCCCTTTGTATTGCATACATTGTGACATCTTTCAAGACCCTTCTGTGTTTCTTTGGAACGGCTGTCAATTCATCTTCCTTGCTTcccaggagcagagagagaaaaacagcgaGTAAGTTGTTTCTAAGAACATGTTCTAGCCTCCCACTTTGCCTTAAAACAGCACTTAGAAATAGGGAAGCACACAGTAACaagttaaaacattaaaagtagaTTTAAAAGGGGTGCAACAGATACATAGATGGCAGGGaaattgtctctttttgttttttaaagtcacaaAACTCTCTTGTCTGTTGGTGCTAAATTTTTCctggtctcctctctctctctctctcccgttTGCTTCTCAACGCCGTCCTCTCTCTGGCTCAGGAGACAAGGGATCACATGTGCAGTCCATGCCACATGCATTATTTTGTCATTCTTTCCTCTGTTATAGGAAATGCCGGCTGTACCGCTGATGGTTTTGGACTGGTGCTTTTGATTCttgcaatttttttcctcccccttttcaaAGAATCAGTGTATGTGTTGTGTCCGGAAAGGGAAATGGATAAGACCCGAGCCTTAGCGATGTTATTTACTGTTCCCTGTCCCAGCcaaatgttttctttgcattttagtgggttttaattttgtacagtatgcccataaaggtttctgtctgtgGATAAGACCCCTTTATCAGATCTGTAGCTTCACGCAAGGGGGTTGAGAAAGTTCACACAAGATAACCAAGACCCCTTTTCCACAACAAGAGGGGTTTGTATGGATTGTTGTGCTGTGTTGCGTTTGCCTGTGTTTTTGGAATTGATGTTAATGACCATTTTTAATACACAACTGtcctaattctttttaaaatatctgtatatgTAGTGCTTTTAACTTTGAAATACCATCTTTTTAATGACGTGAGCCACCATagatccttttaaagagaaaggcgaggtaaaatacttttaaagaaatttaaataaCTGCCAGGATTTCTTGGGCAGAAAGGACAGCAACAAGAGCATTTTAGCACCACGTTACGGGAAGATCACTCCGTGGTTGAGGTCTGTCCGGctcaggagccagaggttgagagttcgaatcccccactgggccttcttgatgggggctggacttgatgaccccccagggtcccttccagctctgcaggtctcgGATTACCCTTTCCACCAACCTCGAAGTGTGGGAACTATTCAGGAGAGCCGCCCTTATTATCACTCTGAGCAAAAACACACATTTGCTTGGTTTTCTCTGTCTACAGCAGGGAGAGGCAAGAATAAGTTATGGAGtaacacaaagacacacacacacacaaccctgtcCTAGGTATGTTAGGTGATCTTTGCAGTGCAGTTTTGTTTACACACGTCTTTCTCCTTCCCCTGCAGGAAATGGCAGCTTGAGAAAGAACCACCTCTCCCCTCTTAACAGCTCCATCTTTATTACTGTTTGCTAAGCTTCAGTTATCAGCTGCCCACACACAAACTAATTTTGATCGGCCAGAGGCCAACCACCCTTTGGTATCCAGCCTAGTGGCTCTGGGCCCTACGATCCTCAAAAACTTAAACCTGGGTGgagttttccaaattttattTGATGGTCGCTTGGCCCAGACGGGCATGGAGATTAGCGAGCCTGGGTTCAAgtagaaagagaggagaggactGTGCCAACAGAAGCAGCCTTAGGGAGGCAGGCCTGGTCACAGTACCCTGAATTTTAAGAGCGCCGGACTACTGTTTCAGGTCTTGGTTGAGCGGTGCAAATCCTACAAGACTGTGTGCAATTCCTAGAGAGGCCTTTCTCACCGCAAGACCCCGTTAGCTTAGGGCTAGCTCTATTCCAGTGTTCTGCAGGTAAAATTGagtaaatgcccccccccaaaataacaggggggagggaagcatgctACTCCTACCCTGAGAGGAACAGCCTGAAAAAGAGGATCAAACCTGGGTGTGAAGGCTTTCCAGGTGAGTGGGGAACCCTGAAAGGTCAAGGGCCCTGATTCTGCAGGCCACCTCGTCATTATCCTGGTTCCTTTCTGGTGGGGGGAAGGCTAGAGGGTGAACCCTGGACATTTCTCCCGAGAGGGGGCTCTCAAGCAGCAGCTCTCAACATAGGCTTTGCTAGCCCCAACACCTCGGGAGAAATGGCCAGGCATCATCACCCTTTAGCTTCCCACCCTGTGGAAAAGTGGGTTGAGTTGGGACCAAGAAAATAACGCATTTTAGCCGTAACGCTCCCTTGATGATCCCGAGCCTGCCAAAGAATAACGAGTCGGTCACAACGTAGAACAGTATGCTGGTTTGGTCTCCTCAGTTTTGCAATAAATTTTTTTGTTGAATAGTGGTATACGAATGAACGAAGGAAACAGCCACAAGGCACCCATCATGACAGCGTAATTAAATCAGCCTTTAATCTTCCAAAATAATTTGTTCGTCTCCCGGCATGCTGAGCACCCTTTACCGTTTGTTTCTCGCTATCATTAACGTCTACGATTTCACACAGCATCGTTTTTTTATGAAGAAATTGAGCCTCCATCAACCTGCTAGCCTAATGAGCAGGAATCCCAGCCGTCTGTGATAAGGAGTCCGCGGTTGCTGGAAAGGAAGGCACTGCCCAGCGGCTTATGGAAGGCACGCATCTCCCGTTCTCTTGCTGAGGCCTGGGGTCCAGCTTCAGCCCCCCCCTCCGCGCCACACGGGGCCGTCCGGACAACTCTCTGTGGGCAGGCATCATCTGCCTCCCGCAGCAGCTGATGGCACAGCTACAGCTTGGCATACACAACCTCCTTGGGAGTCTTTTTCTCCATGGCGGCTTGCGCCGATTTGATGATGTCTTCCGTCTGCAACATGCTCATATTCCAGGTAGCCTGAAGGGTGGAACGAAGGGGGAGCcagaaaaggggggtggggaggagatgaGACAAAACGGTGTTTTGCTGCTCTTACAAAAGCATCCTGGGCTCAGCTAGACCAAGCCTGTGCTCCATCCACACCGCCCAGTAACACCAGCCTGCTCAACACAACAGCGGACTGAAAACCAACCGAGGGTAAATCACAGCGGCAAACTGCTACTTCTTAAGAAGCTGCCACCGATCTTCCTCCCTGCACCGCCATACTGAGGGTTTTAAGGTGCAGCAACAATTTGCCTGATTAGAAATGTAGAATTTATTAGGTCAGAAGAGGGCAAGACCTTTCCACCtttaaaatggttaaaaaaaagggttTTAACATAATTGGTTTTCTTTTAGATTCTTGGAGATGCAGGAAGAGCCGGTGCTTTGCCCTGGATTTAAAACAAGGACCACACTGTCGACAACGACTTAAAGCAGAAGCCACTCTGTTGTGACTGGAAGCAGTGATCCCAGGCTGTTCACGACCTGCTCATCACAGGCAAGGGAGGAGGGGTGGGCATCACTGGcatgtcatccccccccccccccccggccactaCCCAGGCCCACCACTCACCATATAGTTCAGACCCTCGGGCACAGAATGGTCCCTGGAATAAATGAGGTTGACTTTGGTGCCCTGCACGGCCAACGGGCTCTTGCTAGCAATCTCGGTGGCCAAGTCAAAAGCActctgcatcatggcctctttgTCTTGGAACAcatggctggagggggggggaaggggggagaagaAACAGCAGGTTTGTATGGCTGAAGCTAGAGGCATTTCTGCCGCTAAAGACAATACCGTCCTGGTCTCTTGTAGGGTGGGGTTTAGGAAAACACCACCGCCACCTTGATGCTACACTGCCTGGTAAGCTCAAGAGTCAAACTGattaagatgattttttttttaatggagacagAGGTAGGGCAATACTTTATTTATAATACTGAttcaaaacactgaaaaataGTCTAGGCTCAATAAGCACGGGCAAGACttggttctttttttaaggagaaaggcgggataaatatattttaaataaataaatctatttagCGTTCATGGCTGACAGTCACCTCTAGCCTTTTACTGTCTTTTGACTATTGTAAGCTCCCTTGAGCccatttttaaaggagaaaagcaggttaaaatagtttaaataaatagctTCTCTGCCTACAAACTTTTCTCTCTGCACTCACCCAAGCTTTCTAAACTTCAAACAAattctgcagggaaaaaaaaacacccttgagTGAAACATGTTCTTCTGTCAGTCCCAGCCATCCTGATCGTATTCCCCTTAATGGTCTTTGTCTCGAATAAAATGTATCCCAAATCTTTAGCTTCTCTTTTGCAGCAAAATTAACTTCACTGAATGCTTTAGTGACTTCTTTCTCTAACATTCCTAGTCCCGTTTTGGAAACTCGCTATTCATGACAGACTTTCTCAAGGTGGCAGTAAAACAAATTTACAGACCTTTTGGTGGTTCTAACCTGTACccacagtattttaaatattacatttgCATCCTCCACTGGTCTAGGCAGCTACAGATGAGAAGAACCACCTCCCTCCGAGGTTTGTAAGTCCAGAAGGGAGTGCTGTTACCAATTCATGCCATTCAGAACAGGCAGGTGGTGCAcctacagacagacagaaacacttACCTGACAAGGCCGCAGCTCTCGGCCTCTGGGGCCATCATTTTCCGGGCGCTGAAGACCAGCTCGCTCACCAGGCTAGAAGGGTAAGCAAAGACATGTAACAATGGGGTCAAGGTGCAGGAAGCCTGATTTAGGCTATCAGGAAAaagaacttcttaactgttagagcagtacgacaataggTGCAATTCctctgggaggtggtgagcagcgctccaacgctggaggcattcgggagaaaattggaccaccctctgccaAATCTGCTTTTTACTTTGGTTTCCTGCCttgaggttggactggatggccttcgaggtcccttccaactccccGATTCAGAGAGTCACAACAGCTGGGATAGGGTTtcttgagaggaggaggagaggcagaaCCTGCCCTGGGACCCAGCAGTCCGCCTCCTCCCATTGGCCTGGCCCACTCTTCAGAAGCCATCCCAGCCCGGCTGTTCTAGGGACATACACTCAGCTCCTCACCATGCTCTGGGACGCTTGGAGCCTCCCACCGGGCACCGCTGCTCTCTCCCTCCTGGAGAGCCTTCTCAGGCCCAGGTTGCCTTCGGGCTGGCAAGCATCCTGACCTTACAGGGTGGGTTTAACGCTGCCTCTCTCCTGGAACCAGGAAGGGGCTGAAGCCGAAACCAAGCGGAGCACTGACCTCCGATTTCCGATGACGCGTGGCAGCCGCTGTAAAACGCCGACGTCGGGTGCCAACCCAATGTCCACTTCctgagagaaggaggggaaagggttCAGCTATTACatgacagagaaggaaaaagacaaaTCCCCCCCAGAGGAGGCAAATTAAAAAGCCAGACTACCTCGTCTAGCGGAACCTCCTTAGGAACAGCAGTGGAGAAACTCTTTCCCCACATACCTTAACCTGGAACCAAGCATCTTGAGTACAGTAACGGATGTCACAGGCAGTTATAAGATTCACACCTGCAAAAGGAACACAACCAACATCTCTGTTCCCCTCGGTGTCCAATTTCCCCGCAGTATGCGCCTACTCTGTTTTCCTGCCACCGTGGTGTTTGGGGAGTGTGTGTGAAAGCTGCCGCATGGTCTCAAATCCAAAGACTGGCCAGATCTAGCCCTGCCGAACTTCAGCAGTCAGTTGACTGTATCAAAGACCTTGAGACTACAGGCCTGCGATGGTGCACACAGCATATGGgggaaaaggggtggggtggggtagggtatGAATTTGGATCACGTGATACTTCTAAATGTGTTTAATATCAGGGCTGCATACAGGTTTCCCCTAATTCATTTCAGAGTCCAATCTGAGGCTTCCAGACAGTTTCCTCCTCCAATCAGACGTATATCCTGGATCTAAACTGTTTTATTTATCAACTTAAATCACCAGGTCACCCATTTATTTGCAATGGAAAACCAATAAAAATTTTCTTCGTTTGTTTTTGTACTGATGCACACGAAATCTGGATATACAATTGATCTTAAATTGGGGAGTTTACCTGCCAGATTTTAGATACCTCTACTGATTTATAGTACATACCTGGAGCCTTTGGAAGTTGGcagttttcaaaaagagaaaaggacatCCAAAACAATTCCTGCTTATTTCTGACTGGATTTGCACATTTGGTTCGCTTTACCCCAGAACGGAATCTGGCCATTATTCCACTTCAATCTGGACTTTATACAAACTGAACCAAGCTATTTAATAAGTCTGTATCATCTACAAGAAAGTTACAACATGGCCCTGGGCCGCTGGGCAGCCTGCTTGAAGAGGAGAGAGGAAGTGACCTCAAGAATGCTGGTTTCTAACTTGCAGatttcaaatacttttaaaattattttttataccTGATtcttttaatcttaatatatgtttgtttttttaaaaaatgtgattatTTACACAGTGTTTCTAAATTTCTTATTTGTCGTGCGCAGCCCTGGattccctatggggagaaaggtggtatataactaatttaaacaaataaagagcGCCGTCCTCTGGGATCTGCCTGTTCATCCTTCCTTAAACCTCTTTTTCCATGCTGCTCACATTAGTTCAAGGCCAAGTGGCATAATGTAGTGTTCTACCTCTAAAGATGTTGatattgaaaagaaagaaaaaccaaatgAGCCAAAGAAGATGCGGCCCACGATACCCACAATCCGCTGCCGGGAATCCCTAAAATGGGTGGGTTGATAAGACCAGTCCCCAGTATTGCCAGTAGCTTCACCCCTTGCAAATCATCTTTGGATTTATTGTGGGAGAGGGCTCCCTTTTTAAGGTGCTCCTTACTCATCTATCCAGCAAGTACTTAAAACCTGAGCATCCCAGAGGAAGGcagaaattgggggggaggaagggggaggcagaCCAAAAAGCTCAAGCCACCCTCTCCTGAAGAGGGAAACGCTGCAGGCCCTCTCCCTGGGAGCAGCTGTTccaggctggtttttttttttaaagacaagcaAACTCCACAtattagaaagacaaaaaggcagCTGTTCAGGAATGGAAGTTCAGCTCCCATCAATTAAGATTAGATCAGTCCATAAACAGTGCCCAGTTATTCATAAAGCTACCTGTTTTTAACAATGGGCCCTTGTTTGCACCAGGAAGGTCAGATACGTCCTTCCTGCAAGCCTTGTAGCTCCACCGTCCATTTGTGTGTCCGCTGTTCCCACAGTTTTATagtaaattaataaacaaatccAACCTCTCATTGTTTCGTAAACAAGCGAGAGTATTCATGCCCCGTTTCACCTTTAGCGGTGGACTCGTTATAGGATGAGGCTGAAGAGGTAAATAAAGGACATCAAGCCACGACTGTCCTGCCCCCCACGTGAGCCGCAGGACTTACCTCCTCCAAGGCAAGCCCCATGGATGGCAGCAATGATGGGCTTCGTGCACTAAAACACACAGAAGGCGGTGAGCCGTGGGTG
It encodes the following:
- the ECH1 gene encoding delta(3,5)-Delta(2,4)-dienoyl-CoA isomerase, mitochondrial isoform X1 codes for the protein MAMAASAGVVVRGLLQKNLSARTASCCSFRTCSAQQQEKRNAVDTYETLKLERVREKVLHVELNRPEKRNAMSAAFWREMVECFNKISQDPECHAVVISGAGKLFTSGIDLMEMGSTFVMMEGGETARKAWNLRKKIREYQETFTVLEKCTKPIIAAIHGACLGGGVNLITACDIRYCTQDAWFQVKEVDIGLAPDVGVLQRLPRVIGNRSLVSELVFSARKMMAPEAESCGLVSHVFQDKEAMMQSAFDLATEIASKSPLAVQGTKVNLIYSRDHSVPEGLNYMATWNMSMLQTEDIIKSAQAAMEKKTPKEVVYAKL
- the ECH1 gene encoding delta(3,5)-Delta(2,4)-dienoyl-CoA isomerase, mitochondrial isoform X2 is translated as MLSDLSARTASCCSFRTCSAQQQEKRNAVDTYETLKLERVREKVLHVELNRPEKRNAMSAAFWREMVECFNKISQDPECHAVVISGAGKLFTSGIDLMEMGSTFVMMEGGETARKAWNLRKKIREYQETFTVLEKCTKPIIAAIHGACLGGGVNLITACDIRYCTQDAWFQVKEVDIGLAPDVGVLQRLPRVIGNRSLVSELVFSARKMMAPEAESCGLVSHVFQDKEAMMQSAFDLATEIASKSPLAVQGTKVNLIYSRDHSVPEGLNYMATWNMSMLQTEDIIKSAQAAMEKKTPKEVVYAKL